A stretch of the Flavobacterium aquiphilum genome encodes the following:
- a CDS encoding enoyl-CoA hydratase/isomerase family protein, whose protein sequence is MLTPDKTGSLLTTIDNKIATVQFGHPASNSFPRVLLDRLTNELTFLSDNPDISIIVLKSEGNGAFCAGASFDELLAVSTLDEGTRFFTGFANLINAMRSCKKIIIGRIQGKAVGGGVGIIAACDYAFATHESAVKLSELAIGIGPFVIEPAVSRKIGKMAMSEMTLGAHEWKTAYWAHQKGLYAKVLENQEELDLEVISFSKKLAGYNPEALAEIKKIFWEGTAHWDKLLKERAAISGKLVLSDFTRNALIK, encoded by the coding sequence ATGCTGACACCCGATAAAACAGGTTCGCTTTTAACAACCATAGACAACAAAATTGCCACCGTACAGTTTGGACATCCTGCGAGTAACTCTTTCCCTAGAGTATTATTGGACAGGTTGACCAATGAACTTACTTTTTTGAGTGATAATCCGGATATTTCCATAATTGTTTTAAAAAGCGAAGGCAACGGAGCCTTTTGTGCAGGCGCTTCCTTTGATGAATTGCTTGCCGTAAGCACGCTTGATGAAGGCACCCGTTTTTTTACCGGATTTGCCAATTTGATCAACGCTATGCGCTCTTGCAAAAAAATAATTATCGGGCGCATTCAAGGCAAGGCTGTTGGTGGAGGTGTTGGCATCATTGCAGCTTGTGATTATGCATTTGCAACTCACGAAAGTGCAGTAAAATTATCTGAACTTGCCATAGGAATCGGTCCTTTTGTGATCGAGCCAGCCGTGAGCCGAAAAATTGGAAAAATGGCAATGTCAGAAATGACTTTGGGAGCTCACGAATGGAAGACAGCCTATTGGGCACATCAAAAAGGATTATACGCCAAAGTATTGGAAAACCAAGAAGAACTTGACCTAGAAGTAATTTCTTTCTCCAAAAAACTAGCAGGTTACAATCCGGAAGCACTTGCCGAAATAAAAAAAATATTTTGGGAAGGAACTGCACATTGGGACAAATTATTAAAGGAAAGAGCTGCAATTTCAGGTAAACTGGTTCTATCCGATTTTACAAGAAACGCTTTAATCAAATAA